The Dioscorea cayenensis subsp. rotundata cultivar TDr96_F1 chromosome 19, TDr96_F1_v2_PseudoChromosome.rev07_lg8_w22 25.fasta, whole genome shotgun sequence genome includes a window with the following:
- the LOC120249606 gene encoding metal transporter Nramp3-like gives MTMKRTSRERSLVSTKTAVLMRKLLHFFETKGTHLPLKSLDLLVIGALESDSEKQRMDISQPQFISSHRNRQDSIGTTVPLIDNVEADQIIIAEKKGWKNLFAYMGPGILVCIAYIDPGNFETDLQSGAQYKYELLWIILVASCAALIIQSLASRLGVVTGKHLAEHCRAEYPRIPNFILWILAEIAVVVCDIPEVIGTAFALNMLFKLPVWCGVLITGLSTLVFLLLQQFGIRKLEFFIAFLLATMASCFFAEVGYARPDPSQVMRGLFVPQLKGDGATGLAISLLGAMVMPHNLFLHSALVLSRKVPRSVQGIKEACRFYTIESAFALAVAFLINVSVISVSGAVCSSANLSPEDQISCKDLDLNKASFLLKNVTGRWSSKLFAIALLASGQSSTITGTYAGQYVMQGFLDLRITPWIRNLLTRSLAIIPSLIVAIVGGSAGAGKLIIIASMILSFVLPFALVPLLKFTSCKTKMGPYANSSLITAITWVISSLVMAINTYYLVTGFIKILLHSGLHTAAIVFAGIFGFGGMLVYLAAIFYLIFRKNRKTTQPLLSDDAELGSTGNNASIVTHLPRETSQACNFLEQDLQ, from the exons TGATTGGTGCTCTCGAATCGGATTCGGAGAAGCAGAGGATGGATATTTCGCAACCGCAGTTCATCTCCAGCCATCGGAATCGGCAGGATTCTATTGGCACCACCGTGCCTCTCATTGATAATGTCGAAGCCGACCAGATCATCATCGCTGAG aaaaaaggaTGGAAGAACCTTTTTGCGTACATGGGCCCTGGAATTCTGGTTTGCATTGCATATATCGATCCTGGGAATT TTGAGACTGATCTGCAGTCTGGAGCTCAGTATAAGTATGAG CTTCTGTGGATTATTCTTGTAGCTTCTTGTGCTGCTCTTATCATTCAGTCTCTTGCATCCAGACTGGGGGTTGTGACAG GGAAACATCTAGCTGAGCATTGCAGAGCTGAGTATCCTAGAATTCCAAATTTTATCTTATGGATACTGGCTGAAATAGCTGTGGTGGTTTGTGACATTCCAGAAG TCATAGGAACAGCTTTTGCTTTGAATATGCTTTTCAAGCTTCCAGTTTGGTGTGGTGTTCTAATCACAGGCCTTAGCACTCTGGTATTTCTACTATTACAACAATTTGGG ATCCGGAAACTTGagtttttcattgcttttctgTTGGCCACTATGGCTAGTTGTTTCTTTGCAGAAGTTGGTTATGCAAGGCCAGACCCTTCTCAAGTTATGAGGGGACTTTTTGTTCCTCAACTGAAAGGAGACGGTGCTACTGGCTTAGCCATCTCTCTCCTTGGTGCTATGGTTATGCC GCACAACCTCTTCCTTCACTCCGCATTAGTTCTGTCAAGAAAAGTACCACGTTCGGTCCAAGGAATCAAA GAGGCTTGCAGGTTTTACACTATTGAGAGTGCATTTGCTCTTGCAGTGGCTTTTCTCATTAATGTTTCTGTTATCTCCGTCAGTGGTGCTGTTTGCAGCTCAGCTAATCTGAGCCCAGAGGATCAGATAAGCTGCAAGGATTTGGATCTCAACAAAGCTTCATTCTTGCTCAAA AATGTCACAGGAAGATGGAGCTCAAAGCTATTCGCAATAGCCTTGTTAGCATCTGGACAGAGTTCTACAATTACAGGAACTTATGCAGGGCAATATGTCATGCAG GGATTTCTTGATTTGAGGATCACTCCATGGATTAGAAATCTTTTAACACGCTCTTTGGCAATCATTCCAAGTCTGATTGTTGCAATAGTTGGGGGTTCTGCTGGTGCTGGGAAGCTGATCATCATTGCATCA ATGATTTTGTCATTCGTACTTCCATTTGCGCTAGTACCTCTTCTCAAGTTCACCAGTTGCAAGACAAAGATGGGACCATACGCCAACTCATCTCTT ATTACAGCAATTACATGGGTCATAAGCTCATTGGTCATGGCAATCAACACGTACTACCTCGTGACAGGCTTCATCAAGATACTTCTACATAGCGGTCTGCACACTGCAGCCATTGTGTTTGCAGGCATATTTGGTTTCGGAGGTATGTTAGTGTACCTCGCCGCAATCTTCTACCTGATCTTCAGAAAGAACAGAAAAACCACTCAACCATTACTGTCTGATGATGCCGAGCTTGGATCAACTGGCAACAACGCAAGCATTGTAACTCACCTACCCAGGGAGACATCACAAGCATGCAACTTCCTTGAACAAGATCTGCAATAA